tgaGTTAATGATCCTTTAGagataaatgtcaatttaatacatCGTGTTAGAATAGTTAACTTCGTGCCACACGAAGGTTCTCTTCTacttttataatgaattattttataatcacCTACTACATGTCAGTTTCTTATTAGAGATGTCCCCTTTAGCGAAAGAGGAATGATACATCCCAATTTAgggccaacttttttcttattttttaatttaaaaaaaataacaaaattaaaaattaaataagtttttgaagcattaatttttattttggtccttcttttatttggtatttttttttaaataaaaattgtatttttattcataattatgaccaatttttttttaacttttgggcCTTAGGCTCTAAAGCTTTCCAAATTAATAGTGTGGGATTGGGTCTATGGTTCAACATATTGAATTAGTGGACTATTTTCATTGTATCTCTTTCCCTCATTTGTcaccttttcctttgtttttcatttACATTTTCATCCTCCGACAAATTCTacataaacaatatatatatgaacatcgactttttaaaaaatggctgTTAATTTGggggcttttatatatatatatatatatatatataagccccCAAATTAacagcaattttttaaaaagtcaatgttcaaaaagtgtTAAAGTAGCCTATCAAACTatcaaagtgtgtcaaaaaggccacatatttttttatattccaataatacccttattcatttaaaaactaaaataaaaaactaaaaatttaattttttttttaaacaaaaagaaaaaaggaaaaaggaaagggatagctttccattttttttttttttttttttttaaagttcaatgtatatatattttattaagaatgacacGTGTCGtcatttttattggttttgacGTCACATTTGACAGAATTCGTcacattttttaatgaaatttgactacatggactaaattgtttttttagaatATCTCTGgaacctttgattttattttcatatgatatgaagcaatttataatttaggccaaatacaatgactaattatttatttattcctttttttttgtatttattcgcctattgttttttttttaattttttaattgtttaattttttaatttttttttaaaagaataagggtattataggaatataaaaaaataagtggtctttttttatacattttggtagtttgataaactactttagtactttttaaatattttgaaactCTATTGCAAACAACTATTAGTTTGtagagcttttttatatttttccttttatattattatatataagggtaggcggttagcagttattaaccGCTTTTTCCTATccctaaaaccactaaccgccccGCCCCACCCTAGGCTAACGTTATAAATAGTTAGCAGTTGCAGGGCGGTTATAACAGCCCCGTTTGTATACccctattaaaaatataaagaaaattgtCTTGGTGGGACGGATGGCTCCTACTAAAGCCCATGGCTAAACGGGTCAAATATGAGAGAAAGTTTTAAAGCCAGATCCGAATGTAATCCTATTCGAAAACGGCGCGGAAAACTCTAGAGACTTCCAAATCCAAATAGTAGACGGAATACATGGAACCGCCTTTCTTACTTTCACTTCGCCTCTATATATTTATCGCCAAACCCAATAACACCATCCACGACAAACCCTTTTAGCCTCCCAGCAAATCCCAACAATTAATCCAGGTTGTCAGCAATGGCCATCCTAGAAGAAGTTGAACAACTTCAACAATCTTCCTCCTTCACTTTCAATGCGGTTCTTGATCCTTCAAACCCTCTTGGGTTCATAGAATCTGCTTTCAACTTTGTCTCTCAAAACTCCAATTTGTTCAAGACAGAGTCTGCCGAAAAACAAATCATGTCGTCGGTTCTTTCAATAAAGGAAAGAATCGAGGCTGAAGAGGCGGCCGAGAAGAAGAAGCGTTTGAAACAACAAGCCGAGAAGAAGGCCGCTTATGAGAAAGAACaagagaagcagaaggagaaggagaaaaaacTTGTTCCAAACACAGGAAACGGCCTGGATATGGAAAATTATTCGTGGGGTCAGTCCCTTCAAGAGGTCACCATCAACGTTACAATCCCTCCCGGAACAAAATCCAGCGCCCTTTTGTGCGACATAAAGACGAATTATTTGAAGATTGGGCTCAAGGGTCAGCCGCCAATTATCGACGGTGAGCTATATAAGCCGGTGAAAGTTAACGATTGCTTTTGGAGTTTAGAAGATCGGAGGGAAATTTCTGTTCAGATGAGCAAGAGAGACAAGACAGAGTGGTGGAAGTCTTTGTTGAAGGGCGGTCCGGAGATTGATACCCAAAAAGTAGAACCGGAGCCGAGCAAGTTGTCTGACTTGGACATTGAAACTCGTTCTGCCGTGGAGAAGATGATGTTTGATCAGAGGCAGAAGCAGTTGGGGCGTCCGACCAGCGATGATATCCAAAAGGAAGAGCTGCTGAAGCAATTCAAGGCTCAGAATCCAACCATGATGGACTTCTCCAATATGGGTTTTTGAGGTTGGAAATGTTTGGTTGCTGTTTTTATCGCTTAGTCTCGGATCCTGTTGAGCTACATCATGCAATGTCATGGATGTTTTTGCTATATTTTACCATATATTCGATTTTTGGATCAGcagggttatatatatatatattagagtatCTCTAAATGCTCAACTTTTATTATACTCATATACAACTAGAGATATGACAATCTTTATAAACTGATTTTTGCTATcatattatttgaaaatcaTAGTAAACAAGAACATCGCTAGCTTTATAAAGCATCCTCTCATGCGGCCAAAGCCATAGCCAAGTAGAAAGCCagacaataaataaattttacatcCATGTTGTTCCACAAATCCTATCCTAAGGAATTGTCTCTATTTGTTCCTCATAAATCATAATACATGCCCATGTCAAAGTCCTAagttcataaggcgtggtccccaagagatagctcaatcggctagggaTCACGTCTTACAAAGCGGAGGTCAATAGTTTGAATCCTCTCCCCCCtattgtgtagacatgtcaaaaaaagaaaaaattcctaACATACAATTCTTGAATAGAGAAATTGGATTCAAGTTCAAAAAAatatgggttaaatactttattactACTTGGGTTTacagctttttattttttttccttatttttttcccaCTCAAAAACGGTCATTACCtaaattacaagaaaagacCAACTTAATACTTCTGTTAGGTTCTGTCACACGTGTTATCATATCAAAATGCTATGTgtcctacaaatttaaaaaaaaaaaaaaaaaaaacctaaaaaaataaaataaaaattgaaaaattcatggggcatagttttattattatttttttaggataTGTAACATTTCTTTGTGACAACATGTGGCATTCCGTTAGTTTGTGCTAACGAAACTTAACAGAATTACTAAATTGGTATTTTCCCACAAGTCAAGTACTATTTATGACcattttttgtggaaaaaaataaaaaactgcaaATCCAAgtactaataaagtatttaacccaacaaaataaaaagaaaaagatattagATTGTGTATTGTGTTAgagtttaaaaaagaaaaagaaatgagagagattGAGAATAGTGTGGCTGAGCATAAGAATTCATATGGATTATGATTTTCAGCCGTTCCAACTTCCCTAGTAGACAATAATTTATTTCACTTCAATTTCGTTCTCAACTCGAGTATGATTTTCAATTAAGAATTATGTTCTAATTATTGAGAATATGCAACTTTATATTTCCCGCCATGTGGGATTTTTGTGCATGtgacaattttttaatatttcctGCCCCGTGggattttcatgtatttttaagagtgttttgtgtttgaaaatatttttattttgagaagagaaaacaaaagaacaaaaacaaagtttAACTTCTATTAAATAACCATATAATTAAAGAGCTCATTACATTAGAAAGAACAGAGAGAAGAACCCTACTTTGATCatatgaattttcaaaactaataataatagaaGTACAACTTTTTACATGAAGAAAGGACTAAGCTGATAAATTTTGCATGCTAAGTGCAGATCTGTctatttcctcaaaaaaaaaaaaaaaaaaaaaaaaaaaaaattcttgctatttatcattcttttcctaaataaataaacatgaaaTATTAAGTGGATTCAATCAAACAGGATTCTGCTGCTATAACAAACAGATAAACCTGATAGCAACTACACAGGTTAACATCAGATAAACAGATTTAAGGAATAAACTCTTTACAATAGCAAGCATGCAACTTTTCAAAGAAGTCATTGATTAACAAAAGAGTTTGTTTAGAGTCAACTGGCCAAACCTTGGATGCAGTATACAAAAACCATCAGGAGGTAACTTTTTGTAATGACCCAAAACAAGGAAAGGTGCCCAAAATAACAACCTCAGACCAAAAACTGGTCATTCTAAGGTTCTAAAGCATCCAAGTATCTAACATTGAACAAATTCAGCAGCTTTCCTCAGACAAAGAGTAAAAATCCGACCCCAGATCACTAATTTCTTCCACCAAAAAGAGAGGTTTTACTTCTTCTCGTAGCTCGAATTTTGCACACCTGTAAAGTTGTGTTAGAAAAACATAAGAGGCCCTGATCCTAtgtaaaataaactaaaacaaaaaacattattCTTTAACAGATTAGTTTAAGAGCACTAGAACCAACACTCTCATGACGTGGATATTGCCACCTGGATCTGTGCATGCACCTGCACCTGTGGTTGGGCGATTCGACTTAGAGCCTTCAACAGGAGCTCGTACAGGCCTCTCGCCGTGATAAATCCAGTATTTGTATTGGGGCCGCATTCCTTTTCCTCCAGTCAAGTGGTCGTATACTAAACCCGGCGGGTGTCGCCTGTTAAGGCGACATGTCTTACACGGACAATAAATTAATCTATCTGGAGTTGTACAGTTCTGAATTGCGAAGTCCACGAAcgatctacacccgtctctgtattccttcgtacccctGGACTtcgtcatccaactcttgtccataacGTTACTACGTAAATTAGGaacaaatatataagaattatCCTAAACACATACACGTCATGCATTGGTATAGCTCATAGGGACCCTaaaaaggaataattaaaactagtttagttttttttaatttacatgtACATAATGTAAGGTTGAaaaacgtgtatatatatatatattatcataaaCTTAAATGCACTTGGTAACTAGGGGACCctaaattaaaaacatatagTTAggttacttgttttttttttttttttttttataagttttttaaattttcctaACAATTACATaagctaaatttgcaaaacctaataaactaaATGAAGATTAGTCCAAATTAAATGCACTTGGTAGCTAGGGGaccctaaatttaaaaaatatagctgtgttacttttatttatttttaataagtttttaaaatttttctaataattacataagctaaatttgcaaaacctaatgAATTAAATTAAGACTAGTCCAAATTAAATGCACTTTGTTGCTAGGGGaccctaaatttaaaaaatatagctATGTTAAGCCAACCTTTTTCCCAAATGAAGCCTGCAGTCCATCAGCTGCTTTGCTAATTCCTATCGATCAACTGAGTACCCAAACCTATGTTCCCCATGTCTCCACAGTAAACCTCCACCAATGCAACAATGTTCCTGAACCCTCTGTCATAGTCAACAGAGTTTTAATTTATTGTCTAGTATTTCAAGCCCCTAGCCCAACTATATCAATTCCCTTGTACTTCAATCTCGACCATATTGGAGATGGTCATTTCCAGCTTAAAGGTAACTTCTACTAAGcattttgatttataattttcaatgggtataaatataaaatcctCTTTACTGAGGCAAAAAAGAAATTCGTGAGAGCTACTCCACCTTCACACAATCATGATAACTTCATACCCCACAAGCACTTAGTTTACCTTTCTAAAGTTAACTTTCCTGTCAATGCTACGAAGTTGAAAAATgcatattatataattatagaTGCAATTTTTAAACCAAGAAAAGTATAATGAGACAGAAAAGCAACAGTTGGTTTTATTGCATACAAAATCAGAAAACAAAATGCACCTTAAAGTTTAATATGTCATGTAATTATGATCTTGATTAGTGCATGGTAACTTCATTCAATAAATCAATCAGGAGTTAAAGTAGATATGTTATGCAAAACAGCAAAATTTACCTTGATTTGACATTCAGCACCTCTACATTGTCTCCCATCACAGCATCCTTGATCGAACTGAAACTTGGAATACAAACAGCAACCTCAAAGTTTGATTCACTTCCACGAACCTTAAAATACTTGTGTTCTTTTCTTGTTGGATCATAATAAAGCAGGCAGTTGCGAGCATGGTACATCAGTATTGCTCCATTCTTAAACTTTCTCAATGGATGATATAAACCTTGAGGCCATCGTTCTTCATTCTCAGTATCAATAGAAAACACTTTAGTCCAAGATTCTGGGACACCATACTCCTTCATCACCCATATGCCAATACAGCCAAACTCAGAAGCATCACATATGAAGAGATGATCATTTAAAACACCCATGCTTATGAGATCTTTATCCTCCCCATCATGACTGTTATACGTATATGGGGGAGCTGGCATTAATTGGAATTGCTCATTATAAACGtcaaaagaaacaatggaatCTGCCTTCCGAAACTCAGGACGAAACCAATTAACTGCTCCGTTCAGGTAGGTGGGAAATTTTATTCCATACAGCATGAAGGTAGCGGATTCCACCCTTCTCCACGATCTAGTCCCAAGCGTGTGTATCTCAGCCACCTTATCTTCATACTCTTTCCTGCCTCTAATGGGATTACAAATCTGCCGAGTTAAAATTCTTATCACCTTATATTGTTTAGCTCTTGGACTAAAGCCCATAACAGAATCAATCTTCTCTCTAGGTTTCTCAACCTTGCTTGCTCCTGGAAGTTTGATAAATTCTCCAGTCATTGGATTGCATACAACAACAGggttattttgttttggttcaGACAAGCAAAGCAACCCTTCACACATGTTCACTATGCTAAACTTGTGGTCTTTGAGGTCTTTTGAGGCAATAAAACACTTCTTTGTTTCTCCCCCTTTAGGATTAAGCTTCTCACTGGCATCATCTTTGCTGTTGAGTACCATCTTGGCATCACGTAGTGGAAGCTTGACTTTGGTGTCAAGTTTCATGTTTACACGAAGGTCATGGCCCAAATCGAAATTTTCATGTTCAAGCTCAAGGAGGTGGATGTTTCTTGAAACAAGTTTAGGATCATTGGTTCGAATCATGAGACAAGCACGTGCCTTTCTAGAGTACAACTTGGCAAATTGGGAACTGGAGATACGCCTGCGCCAAGGTTTGCACACGCACCTGCAAATGAGAATTGTCTTCAAGGGAATTTGAAGCAGAATTGTGAGAAAGATGGGTTCTGGGAGATCTTCCCAGcctcgaatttcttcatggGCAAGTTCCTCTGCTTCCTTGTCACCATGTTGGGCATCAGAGGCCGTtgaagttatttttcttttcattgctATTACATACCAACATATGTCGGAGATAAGTgttacaataataattaaatagttaaattcatctttctatcggcttaaacttttgagacaagtaataatttaaccctaaatagATAGCAAATTACACCAAGAGTTTTTATATTATCCACCCAAATATAGACTAATGCATTAATCAACGACCTTAACTCAGAAACCAACTTTCCGCACCCATTTGTTTCAGTTTCTCAATTGCCTTTATTTTGAGTCTGGAAGATAAATCAGGCAAGTAGGCCCCATAAGAGACCTCTCACAATAACTCATCAAGAAGTGTGGGAAAACATTGAAGAATTGTTTAGGTGTAAACCATTTTAGGCCTTAAGAAGTTATTTTCCTTTGCgatctaaaaatattttcaagttgACCAATATTTTACGCCGTGCCAAACACAGAAGAAACcctttccaaaaaatattttacgctaAACAAATAAGGCCAAAAACTTAATCCAATTAACCCTGAGATCAACTCGACTAAAAATCAGCTCATTTACACAGAAATAACTTAACTAGGTCCACTAGTAAATCAATCCCATGAATTAAAAAACTTGATTTGTACTTTGCATGAATTTCCCATTTCTTGAATCATGGAAGTAACAGCAAGAAACTGGAACAGAGCAGCAGAAACCAAAAATCGACTTTAAACAATTCAATATATCACAAACCCCACCTAATCATCACTTTGGTtgtcaaaaaacaaattatagaataccataaaagagaaaagataaacTCGGAACCCCAGTAACCAAGTTCCAAGTTCTCTTCTTCTATGatacattttctcagcaaccagaCAGAACATACCAGTACATTTAGAAAACAACGAAAAAGATTGACCTATTTACTACTTTCCCCTCTTTTTTCTGCCGAAAGGGAAATTAATTTCAAGTgcatttagaaaaaattaatgttagACATTTTCATTGCCTTCTATTTCAACTTCAAAACAGccaaataaatttgagaaaaaacgGAACTAAAGAAACTGGGGTTtagtattatattattatcttaaaCTGCAGCCTTCAGCTGACTTTAACATCGGCCATGGCCCATAATAATGCAAAAGAATTAGATGGGCCAAAAACATTGCTTTAATTAGTACAACCATGCctgattgaatatatataatggcAAATGGGTTGCGAAAAGATAAACAAGAGAAAATACCTTAGTGAGAAACCTGTCACAGAGAAAGTGAGATGCCGAAAACGATGGTTTGCTTTTGGGGTGCGGGTACCTATGTCCGATTGCAATAGATAAGCGGGAAAGTTGGCGCGGCAAACTAAGGCGCCAACTTGTACTTGCCAGttgccccccaaaaaaaagcttaaaagagtagttactaaaatttaatagtgatgtATCCTAAGTTTAATAGTAATCGTAAAAGTTAtatggatttaaaaaaaatgggttaaGTATCTTTTGCTTTACACaatttaacaactttattttttgtcattttagtttcattttgtattatagATGGTACCTCAATAATGGTTAAAATCGAAAATGGTACTTCCGTtcaaaaattgacgaaaattCACACCAACACCCCTAAAATATTGACACGTGtcaataaacattaaatttaattattttttttataaaaaaaaaagttggaaaagGGGTGGCCAGCAACTCCCATTTTGccttaaggggtggccggtcacccaCATTTTGCCTTAAGAGGTGGCCGGCCGAACAACCCCAAGGGTCtttggggtggttcagccacccccattttgcaagttgggggtggccgaatccAAACCCAAGgctgttgggggtggcttggctacTCCCGTTTGCCCTGGAGCCAcccttttttagtattttatatttatttttaatttaattttttaatgtttttaatcattttagtttttaaaatttttattttttaattatgtatatggaCATATGTCAACTTTTTAGGGGTGTTGACGTAaattttcgtcaatttttggACGTAATTTAAATGGAGATACCATCTTCGTTTTTAACCATTATTGAGGTACCATCTgcgatacaaaataaaactgaggaggtaaaaaataaagttgttaaaccaaaagggccaaaaaaatatttaacaaaaaaaaaaaaaagtcatactTATTGCaatacttttatatttttgaatcaatactatttatttagtattatttccaactaaaatgatgtgacaataaaaattggaataaatttttttaacaaatgttaATTCAAAGGTAGACTAACACTTTCAAGTCTTCATCTTAATAATAAGTCATAATTAAGAATATTGTCCACCGCCCCTATGGCATAAAAAAGAGCAAGAGATCCACTACAATATCATAGGCCCTTTATTGTTCATGCtatcaaattagacactttatTAGGAATTGGTGTTAAAATGATTAGAAGAAAAGTGAAATCcataatattattgaaaaaataaaattacaaatttgaattaaaaaaaaaaaaaaaaaactcaagaattCGACCAACCCAAGATGAAAAAAGGTAGGCAAACCACCCAGTTGGGATCTACATACagtcttctttctcttttctaagTCTACATgcaatcttctttattttccacGTGTGCTAtatctttatcttcttttttaatcaattattatCTAATATGCACAATCCTAAATCAACcacaattatattaaatatataattaatccgAAATCAGACGTCTAAAAGGACTTCATCTTCCTTTCCCTCTATAAATACTCGCCATCCCCACTACAATAAACCCATTACACAGAGATGGCCAGAGTCACAATATCTGTAAACTAGAGAATCTATCTGGGAGTAGGAGGTACATGGGTAATTTGCGGAGCTTGCTATGAGGGAGTTCGAAAGATAATCGATCCTCAGGCAAGTGAAAGTgtagcgattagcggttattaactgTTTTTTAGAAATACCGTTATGTTTTAGAcagttaacaattttttaaaactgcttaaaaaacaattataaggTTATAAACAGTTAGGAGTTGCGGGCCATTATAACCGCCCTTTGTACACCACcattaaaaatagtttttcaaaatataaagaaaattgtCTTGGTGATGGTGGGATTGGGTTGGCTCCATACAAG
This genomic interval from Corylus avellana chromosome ca3, CavTom2PMs-1.0 contains the following:
- the LOC132173401 gene encoding protein BOBBER 1-like, encoding MAILEEVEQLQQSSSFTFNAVLDPSNPLGFIESAFNFVSQNSNLFKTESAEKQIMSSVLSIKERIEAEEAAEKKKRLKQQAEKKAAYEKEQEKQKEKEKKLVPNTGNGLDMENYSWGQSLQEVTINVTIPPGTKSSALLCDIKTNYLKIGLKGQPPIIDGELYKPVKVNDCFWSLEDRREISVQMSKRDKTEWWKSLLKGGPEIDTQKVEPEPSKLSDLDIETRSAVEKMMFDQRQKQLGRPTSDDIQKEELLKQFKAQNPTMMDFSNMGF
- the LOC132173402 gene encoding F-box protein At3g07870-like codes for the protein MKRKITSTASDAQHGDKEAEELAHEEIRGWEDLPEPIFLTILLQIPLKTILICRCVCKPWRRRISSSQFAKLYSRKARACLMIRTNDPKLVSRNIHLLELEHENFDLGHDLRVNMKLDTKVKLPLRDAKMVLNSKDDASEKLNPKGGETKKCFIASKDLKDHKFSIVNMCEGLLCLSEPKQNNPVVVCNPMTGEFIKLPGASKVEKPREKIDSVMGFSPRAKQYKVIRILTRQICNPIRGRKEYEDKVAEIHTLGTRSWRRVESATFMLYGIKFPTYLNGAVNWFRPEFRKADSIVSFDVYNEQFQLMPAPPYTYNSHDGEDKDLISMGVLNDHLFICDASEFGCIGIWVMKEYGVPESWTKVFSIDTENEERWPQGLYHPLRKFKNGAILMYHARNCLLYYDPTRKEHKYFKVRGSESNFEVAVCIPSFSSIKDAVMGDNVEVLNVKSSNVMDKSWMTKSRGTKEYRDGCRSFVDFAIQNCTTPDRLIYCPCKTCRLNRRHPPGLVYDHLTGGKGMRPQYKYWIYHGERPVRAPVEGSKSNRPTTGAGACTDPGGNIHVMRVCAKFELREEVKPLFLVEEISDLGSDFYSLSEESC